The nucleotide window CACCTCTCGGTGCGTAGTGGCTAGCCCCCTCGTTGTGGAGTACGCGGCAGCCGACTCTTTGAGGGATTCCATGTGATTGCACAGCGACTTCGCGTGCCAGGACGCTAAACCCACGGTGCCAGCGAAGTGCCTGCTGGGCCCTAACTCCCGGTAACGCGGCAATTAGCCGAGTTGCTTGCCACCTTCGGTGGCAATCTGCTCGAAGACTGCCTGGCCAGCGGCAAAGTCCGAGTCAGGAATCGGCCAGTGGATCACGATTTCGGTGAAGCCGAGCTCACGGTGGCGGCCGGCGAAATCAACGAATGCGTCTACGGACTCCAGCGGACGGTTCCGGTCGGGCGTGAAGCCGTGGAGCAGGATCTTGTCGAGTTCGGGCGCGTCGCGGTCGATCTCCTCACATGCCTTGCCGAGTTTCTCAATCTGGCCGCGAAGGGCTTCCACCGACTGCTCCGGGGTGCCCGTCTCGTACAGCTTCGGGTCGCCGGTCGTCACCCACGCCTGCCCGTGGCGGGCGGCCAGCTTCAGGCCGCGTGGGCCGGTCGCCGCCACCGCGAACGGCAGTCGAGGTCGCTGCAGGCAGCCGGGGAGGTTCCGGGCCTCCTCGGCCGTGTAGAAGTCCCCCTCCTGGGAGACCGCGTCCTCGGTGAGCAACCGGTCGAGCAGCGGCACGAACTCGGCGAACCGGTCCGCTCGCTCCCTCGGCGTCCATTGCTCCTGCCCCAGCGCCGTCGCGTCGAAGCCGTTGCCGCCGGCCCCAATGCCGAGGGTGATCCGCCCGCCGGAGACGTCGTCGAGCGAGATCAGCTCCTTGGCGAGCGTCACCGGGTGCCTGAAATTAGGCGACGTAACGAGGGTGCCCAAGCGCAGGCGGTCCGTGGCCGTGGCCGCGGCGGCGAGGGTGGGCAGAGCGCCGAACCACGGACCGTCGCGGAAGGTGCGCCAGGAGAGGTGGTCGTAGGTGTACGCCGCGTGGAAGCCGAGCTCTTCGGCGCGCTGCCACTTGGCACGGCCTCCCTCGTGCCAACGGTCGACGGGAAGGATCACGGTGCTCAGGCGCAGACTCATGCCACTGAGCCTATGCCGGACTCGGCCCTCGTCTCCTCCCGAGCGAAGACGAGCGGGGGCTGCAGGGGCTGCTCGACGTCGCACGTGGCGGCGAGATCGTCGGTCCCTTGGCGTCCGCTCATCGCGCGGCGGTGACCGACCAGCCGTAGCGGGAGAAGACGGGGCCACCGTTCCGATAGGCGGCCAGGGCTTGTGCAGAGGTCGGGAACGCAGGCTCGGGCAAGCGGTTGGCGGTGATCCACTGGGCCGCCAGGTGCTTGTCCGGTTCGGCGTTGGTCAGTTCTCCGGCCCATGTGTCGGTGGCGAAGACGAACAGGACGAAGTGACCGGCCTGGTCCCGGCCCTGTTCGATGTGGATGACGTGGACGAGTGCGAGATCCGCCGCGGCGACGAGCAGGCCGGTCTCCTCCGCGAGTTCGCGAGCGGCGGCCTCGTCGAGGGCTTCGCCCGGTTCGGCCTTGCCACCGGGAAGGGTCCAGGCCGGTTGCGGGGACCAGTCACGTGCGGCGTAGTGCACAGCGGCG belongs to Streptomyces finlayi and includes:
- a CDS encoding LLM class flavin-dependent oxidoreductase — its product is MSLRLSTVILPVDRWHEGGRAKWQRAEELGFHAAYTYDHLSWRTFRDGPWFGALPTLAAAATATDRLRLGTLVTSPNFRHPVTLAKELISLDDVSGGRITLGIGAGGNGFDATALGQEQWTPRERADRFAEFVPLLDRLLTEDAVSQEGDFYTAEEARNLPGCLQRPRLPFAVAATGPRGLKLAARHGQAWVTTGDPKLYETGTPEQSVEALRGQIEKLGKACEEIDRDAPELDKILLHGFTPDRNRPLESVDAFVDFAGRHRELGFTEIVIHWPIPDSDFAAGQAVFEQIATEGGKQLG
- a CDS encoding NUDIX domain-containing protein, with protein sequence MTSTSVMNSRNMVSVIVHDKRAGTIAAVHYAARDWSPQPAWTLPGGKAEPGEALDEAAARELAEETGLLVAAADLALVHVIHIEQGRDQAGHFVLFVFATDTWAGELTNAEPDKHLAAQWITANRLPEPAFPTSAQALAAYRNGGPVFSRYGWSVTAAR